The following proteins come from a genomic window of Neosynechococcus sphagnicola sy1:
- a CDS encoding ACT domain-containing protein, producing MHTEVGNHCAGARVNGRMVTLDTPLQNGDIVEVMTQKNSHPSLDWLNFVVTEGARNRIRQWYKRSHREANILRGREMLEKELGKSGFEALRKSEPMQGVAERCNYHSVEDLLAALGYGEITLNSVVSRLREAVKSRQPAPTSLESDIALLPLSTPQRSLRDQPTSKSQKSPISGVEGLVYHLAGCCNPVPGEPIIGVVTLSSRGISIHRQGCQNLEQVMGDRLVPVSWNPPESEARRPQTYPVHMQIEVIDRVGVLKDILTRLADSNINVRNVNLNYPGQLVVIDLCIEVRDRDQLERTFTQIRKLSDVLNLRRISQAQE from the coding sequence ATCCATACGGAAGTGGGGAATCACTGTGCGGGAGCGCGGGTAAATGGCCGAATGGTCACCCTCGATACCCCGTTACAGAATGGGGACATCGTCGAGGTGATGACGCAGAAAAACAGCCATCCCAGCTTGGATTGGCTGAATTTCGTGGTCACTGAGGGAGCCCGTAACCGGATTCGCCAGTGGTATAAGCGATCGCACCGTGAGGCCAATATTCTCCGGGGACGGGAAATGCTGGAAAAGGAGCTGGGCAAAAGTGGCTTTGAAGCCTTAAGAAAGTCAGAACCCATGCAAGGGGTGGCGGAACGATGTAACTACCATAGTGTTGAGGATTTGCTGGCAGCTCTAGGCTATGGAGAAATCACCCTCAACTCCGTCGTCAGTCGACTTCGCGAGGCCGTGAAGTCCCGTCAACCGGCCCCGACTTCCCTCGAATCGGATATTGCACTCCTGCCCCTCTCCACCCCTCAGCGCTCCCTACGGGATCAACCAACCTCCAAATCCCAGAAGTCCCCGATCTCCGGGGTTGAAGGCTTGGTTTACCATCTGGCGGGTTGCTGTAATCCCGTCCCCGGTGAACCCATTATTGGGGTCGTCACCCTCAGCAGTCGGGGAATTTCGATCCATCGCCAGGGTTGTCAGAACTTAGAGCAGGTGATGGGCGATCGCCTAGTGCCTGTGAGTTGGAACCCCCCTGAATCCGAGGCCCGCCGTCCCCAAACCTACCCCGTGCATATGCAAATCGAGGTGATTGACCGGGTGGGGGTGCTAAAGGACATTCTCACCCGACTGGCTGATAGCAATATCAATGTCCGCAATGTCAACCTCAACTATCCGGGGCAACTGGTGGTGATTGATCTGTGCATTGAAGTCCGCGATCGCGATCAACTGGAGCGTACCTTTACCCAGATTCGTAAACTCAGTGATGTGTTGAACTTGCGGCGGATTAGTCAAGCTCAAGAATAA
- a CDS encoding RelA/SpoT family protein encodes MRWLVYYGISGGGSAMIAAGFLHDIVEDTEVTPEELEQRFGVEVRRLVEGVTKLSKFNFSSKTERQAENFRRMFLAMAQDIRVIVVKLADRLHNMRTLEHLADEKRRRIALETREIFAPLANRLGIGRVKWELEDLAFKYLEPEAYREIQGLVAEKRVDREARLNEAIAVLRDRLQAADIHCSDISGRPKHLYGIYAKMQRQQKEFREIYDVAAIRLIVDTKDDCYRALAIVHDAFRPIPGRFKDYIGLPKPNRYQSLHTVVMGDSGQPVEVQIRSLEMHHIAEYGIAAHWKYKETGGSSNARMSTDDDKFTWLRQLLEWQSDLKDAQEYLETVREGLFEDDVYVFTPKGDVVPLNRGGHPLILPTASIRKWGITVRERG; translated from the coding sequence GAGGAACTAGAGCAGCGATTTGGGGTCGAAGTTCGTCGTCTGGTGGAAGGGGTGACAAAGCTCTCGAAGTTTAACTTTTCCAGTAAAACCGAGCGCCAGGCTGAAAACTTCCGGCGGATGTTCCTGGCCATGGCTCAGGATATTCGCGTCATTGTGGTCAAGTTAGCCGATCGTCTGCACAATATGCGCACATTAGAGCATTTAGCAGATGAAAAACGTCGCCGCATTGCCCTCGAAACCAGGGAAATCTTTGCTCCCCTTGCCAATCGTTTGGGAATTGGACGGGTTAAGTGGGAATTAGAGGATTTAGCGTTTAAGTATCTTGAACCAGAGGCCTACCGAGAGATTCAGGGACTCGTGGCCGAGAAACGGGTTGACCGAGAAGCCCGCCTCAACGAGGCGATCGCCGTGCTGAGGGATCGATTGCAAGCGGCGGACATTCACTGTTCAGACATCAGTGGTCGGCCCAAGCATCTCTATGGCATCTATGCCAAGATGCAGCGTCAGCAGAAGGAATTCCGCGAAATCTATGATGTCGCCGCCATTCGACTGATTGTTGACACCAAAGACGATTGCTACCGTGCCCTGGCGATTGTTCATGATGCCTTTCGACCGATTCCTGGCCGCTTCAAAGACTACATTGGCCTGCCTAAGCCCAATCGCTATCAATCCCTCCACACCGTGGTAATGGGGGACTCAGGTCAGCCCGTCGAGGTGCAAATTCGTAGCTTGGAAATGCACCACATTGCCGAGTATGGGATTGCTGCCCACTGGAAATACAAAGAGACGGGTGGCTCTAGCAATGCCCGCATGAGCACGGATGATGACAAGTTCACCTGGTTGCGGCAACTACTGGAGTGGCAGAGCGACCTCAAAGATGCTCAAGAATATCTAGAAACCGTCAGAGAAGGGCTGTTTGAAGATGATGTCTATGTGTTTACCCCAAAGGGCGACGTGGTGCCGCTGAACCGGGGGGGACACCCGTTGATTTTGCCTACCGCATCCATACGGAAGTGGGGAATCACTGTGCGGGAGCGCGGGTAA